In Trifolium pratense cultivar HEN17-A07 linkage group LG7, ARS_RC_1.1, whole genome shotgun sequence, a genomic segment contains:
- the LOC123893643 gene encoding xylulose kinase 2 isoform X1, translated as MAEFSLPNDSYFLGFDSSTQSLKATVLDSNLNIIASELIHFDSDLPHYKTQDGVYRDPSNNGRIVSPTLMWIEALDLMFQKLSKSNLDFSKISAVSGSGQQHGSVYWKIGSSKILSSLDHKKPLLEQLENAFSIKESPIWMDCSTTAECRAIENAFGGGALELAKVTGSRAYERFTGPQIKKIFDHQPDIYNNTERISLVSSFMASLFIGAYAAIDHSDGAGMNLMDIKAKAWSKVALEATAPDLESKLGNLAPAYGVAGKIASYFVERYHFNKDCLVIQWSGDNPNSVAGLTLNIPGDLAISLGTSDTVFMITKDPNPGLEGHVFPSPVDAEGYMVMLCYKNGSLTREDVRNSYAEKSWDVFNKLLQQTQPLNGGKLGFYYKDHEILPPLPVGYHRYVIENFSGALDGMKEQEVKEFDPPSEVRGVIEGQFLSMRAHAERFGMPSPPKRIIATGGASANDSILNAIASIFGCDVYTVQRQDSASLGAAVRAAHGWLCNKKGGYLPISNMYMDKLEKTSLSCKLSVNAGDQELVSKYGALMKKRTEIENRLVQKLGRC; from the exons ATGGCCGAATTTTCTCTTCCTAATGACTCTTATTTTCTCGGATTCGACAGTTCAACCCA atcgTTAAAGGCAACGGTTTTGGATTCAAATCTCAATATAATTGCTTCTGAGTTGATTCATTTTGATTCAGACTTACCCCATTACAAAACTCAAGATGGGGTTTACAGAGATCCTTCTAACAATGGTAGAATTGTTTCACCTACATTGATGTGGATTGAAGCTCTTGATCTCATGTTTCAAAAgctttcaaaatcaaatttggATTTTTCAAAGATTTCAGCTGTTTCTGGTAGTGGACAACAACATGGTAGTGTTTATTGGAAAATTGGTAGTTCTAAAATATTATCATCATTGGATCATAAAAAGCCATTGTTGGAACAGCTTGAGAATGCTTTTTCCATTAAGGAATCTCCAATTTGGATGGATTGTAGTACCACTGCTGAGTGTAGGGCAATAGAGAATGCTTTTGGTGGTGGTGCTTTGGAGTTGGCTAAAGTGACCGGATCGCGTGCTTATGAAAGATTTACCGGTCCTCagattaagaaaatatttgatcaTCAGCCGGACATTTATAATAACACCGAAAGGATCTCGCTTGTTAGTTCCTTTATGGCGTCGCTTTTTATCGGTGCTTATGCTGCTATTGATCATTCTGATGGTGCAGGCATGAATTTAATGGATATCAAGGCAAAGGCTTGGTCTAAAGTTGCACTTGAG GCAACTGCCCCTGATTTGGAGTCAAAACTTGGAAATTTGGCCCCTGCATATGGTGTTGCTGGAAAAATTGCTTCATATTTTGTAGAGAG GTATCACTTTAACAAGGATTGCTTGGTTATTCAATGGTCAGGAGACAACCCTAACAGTGTGGCAG GTCTGACTCTAAATATTCCAGGAGATCTCGCCATCAGCCTCGGCACTAGTGACACT GTATTTATGATCACTAAAGATCCTAATCCAGGGTTAGAGGGACATGTCTTCCCTAGTCCAGTTGATGCCGAAGGTTACATGGTAATGTTATGTTACAAAAATGGGTCCCTTACCCGAGAAG ATGTGCGGAACAGTTATGCAGAAAAATCTTGGgatgttttcaataaattgcTGCAGCAAACGCAACCTTTGAATGGCGGAAAATTAGGTTTCTACTACAAGGACCATGAAATCCTACCTCCTCTTCCAG TTGGTTACCACCGCTACGTTATAGAAAATTTCTCAGGTGCATTGGACGGAATGAAGGAGCAGGAAGTGAAAGAGTTTGATCCTCCATCTGAG GTACGCGGAGTAATTGAGGGTCAATTTCTCTCGATGCGAGCTCATGCGGAAAGATTTGGTATGCCGTCTCCTCCAAAGAGAATTATAGCCACTGGTGGAGCTTCAGCCAATGATAGCATCCTCAACGCAATAGCTTCAATTTTTGGCTGCGATGTTTATACTGTTCAAAGACAAG ATTCAGCATCTCTTGGAGCTGCAGTGAGAGCTGCTCATGGCTGGCTGTGCAACAAGAAGGGTGGTTACTTACCGATATCAAATATGTACATGGATAAATTGGAGAAAACCTCTCTAAGCTGCAAACTTTCAGTTAATGCTGGAGATCAAGAGCTGGTTTCCAAGTATGGCGCTCTCATGAAAAAGAGAACCGAGATAGAGAATCGTCTGGTTCAAAAGCTTGGACGCTGTTga
- the LOC123893643 gene encoding xylulose kinase 2 isoform X2 has translation MTLIFSDSTVQPNLPHYKTQDGVYRDPSNNGRIVSPTLMWIEALDLMFQKLSKSNLDFSKISAVSGSGQQHGSVYWKIGSSKILSSLDHKKPLLEQLENAFSIKESPIWMDCSTTAECRAIENAFGGGALELAKVTGSRAYERFTGPQIKKIFDHQPDIYNNTERISLVSSFMASLFIGAYAAIDHSDGAGMNLMDIKAKAWSKVALEATAPDLESKLGNLAPAYGVAGKIASYFVERYHFNKDCLVIQWSGDNPNSVAGLTLNIPGDLAISLGTSDTVFMITKDPNPGLEGHVFPSPVDAEGYMVMLCYKNGSLTREDVRNSYAEKSWDVFNKLLQQTQPLNGGKLGFYYKDHEILPPLPVGYHRYVIENFSGALDGMKEQEVKEFDPPSEVRGVIEGQFLSMRAHAERFGMPSPPKRIIATGGASANDSILNAIASIFGCDVYTVQRQDSASLGAAVRAAHGWLCNKKGGYLPISNMYMDKLEKTSLSCKLSVNAGDQELVSKYGALMKKRTEIENRLVQKLGRC, from the exons ATGACTCTTATTTTCTCGGATTCGACAGTTCAACCCA ACTTACCCCATTACAAAACTCAAGATGGGGTTTACAGAGATCCTTCTAACAATGGTAGAATTGTTTCACCTACATTGATGTGGATTGAAGCTCTTGATCTCATGTTTCAAAAgctttcaaaatcaaatttggATTTTTCAAAGATTTCAGCTGTTTCTGGTAGTGGACAACAACATGGTAGTGTTTATTGGAAAATTGGTAGTTCTAAAATATTATCATCATTGGATCATAAAAAGCCATTGTTGGAACAGCTTGAGAATGCTTTTTCCATTAAGGAATCTCCAATTTGGATGGATTGTAGTACCACTGCTGAGTGTAGGGCAATAGAGAATGCTTTTGGTGGTGGTGCTTTGGAGTTGGCTAAAGTGACCGGATCGCGTGCTTATGAAAGATTTACCGGTCCTCagattaagaaaatatttgatcaTCAGCCGGACATTTATAATAACACCGAAAGGATCTCGCTTGTTAGTTCCTTTATGGCGTCGCTTTTTATCGGTGCTTATGCTGCTATTGATCATTCTGATGGTGCAGGCATGAATTTAATGGATATCAAGGCAAAGGCTTGGTCTAAAGTTGCACTTGAG GCAACTGCCCCTGATTTGGAGTCAAAACTTGGAAATTTGGCCCCTGCATATGGTGTTGCTGGAAAAATTGCTTCATATTTTGTAGAGAG GTATCACTTTAACAAGGATTGCTTGGTTATTCAATGGTCAGGAGACAACCCTAACAGTGTGGCAG GTCTGACTCTAAATATTCCAGGAGATCTCGCCATCAGCCTCGGCACTAGTGACACT GTATTTATGATCACTAAAGATCCTAATCCAGGGTTAGAGGGACATGTCTTCCCTAGTCCAGTTGATGCCGAAGGTTACATGGTAATGTTATGTTACAAAAATGGGTCCCTTACCCGAGAAG ATGTGCGGAACAGTTATGCAGAAAAATCTTGGgatgttttcaataaattgcTGCAGCAAACGCAACCTTTGAATGGCGGAAAATTAGGTTTCTACTACAAGGACCATGAAATCCTACCTCCTCTTCCAG TTGGTTACCACCGCTACGTTATAGAAAATTTCTCAGGTGCATTGGACGGAATGAAGGAGCAGGAAGTGAAAGAGTTTGATCCTCCATCTGAG GTACGCGGAGTAATTGAGGGTCAATTTCTCTCGATGCGAGCTCATGCGGAAAGATTTGGTATGCCGTCTCCTCCAAAGAGAATTATAGCCACTGGTGGAGCTTCAGCCAATGATAGCATCCTCAACGCAATAGCTTCAATTTTTGGCTGCGATGTTTATACTGTTCAAAGACAAG ATTCAGCATCTCTTGGAGCTGCAGTGAGAGCTGCTCATGGCTGGCTGTGCAACAAGAAGGGTGGTTACTTACCGATATCAAATATGTACATGGATAAATTGGAGAAAACCTCTCTAAGCTGCAAACTTTCAGTTAATGCTGGAGATCAAGAGCTGGTTTCCAAGTATGGCGCTCTCATGAAAAAGAGAACCGAGATAGAGAATCGTCTGGTTCAAAAGCTTGGACGCTGTTga
- the LOC123893645 gene encoding cation/H(+) antiporter 1-like, with translation MDATHKMFCNKELVNPLNSMGMQVSCILVVSHFFNVVLRTVGQPGPIAQILAGLVLGPMSHIPYIKETFFPVNSMNYYEVVSFFCRINFMFLFGLEMNIHYTLRNARTVSLVACGGTLMGAIFGLSVSFYLYEELDINAPMPSFCMVIMLVVAYTSSPMVIRLTGDLRFAASDVGRIAVSAALITEMGCLLFFNVMVNWSRPYHNSTGMGCLIITTLVIFTNRYLAIWLNARHRNQKYLRAPELLLILFLLLATSMVIEIWGYNSIIHCFFVGLLFPKEGKTARTLIHKLGYSIYNFVLPVYFGYMGLQCDLVNVFKSLDKVTNTAILILLSIGSKLGGTLLVCRYLHIPTSEGIFLGFILNTRGYADLLFVAAASKQNLDTEAYNVLLVAIVINTIISGIIVAFLARGEEKMFTNIHTAIEPQEMDDELRILACVYDPRQVSAILATVLAIHGSKVTPSTTYLMHLIELVKKIKSNLLFHEKDNADLSDDDDYGGNDVVEINNSLDAFTADTKILVHQRRAVSSFPSLYEDVCNEAEDLQVSIILLPFHKHQRIDGKLESGKEGIRITNQKVLRHAPCSIGVIIERGLAKVPGFSQLIASENTQNVATLFFGGPDDREAIAWSLRISKCSRVNLTIIRFLLNSSSNDEHIESGIISDEKEILMSLSGEETVNEIDNTFMVDFYNRYVASGQIGYVEKFVQDGTETVESLKEIGDMYSLFIVGRGGRGNSSLTIGMSDWEECPELGTVGDVLASSDFDIHGSVLVIQQHRDAKKGIIHD, from the exons ATGGATGCCACCCACAAGATGTTTTGTAACAAAGAACTTGTTAACCCTCTAAACTCAATGGGAATGCAAGTGTCTTGTATTCTTGTTGTGTCACACTTCTTCAATGTTGTCCTTAGAACTGTTGGTCAACCTGGACCCATTGCACAAATTCTG GCTGGTTTGGTATTAGGACCAATGTCACATATTCCGTACataaaagaaacattttttCCTGTGAATTCGATGAATTACTATGAAGTAGTGAGCTTCTTTTGTCGcataaattttatgtttctatttgGTTTAGAAATGAATATTCACTACACATTGCGAAATGCGCGTACGGTGAGTTTGGTAGCATGTGGGGGTACGTTAATGGGTGCAATATTCGGTCTATCGGTCTCTTTTTATTTGTATGAAGAGTTAGATATAAATGCTCCAATGCCATCTTTTTGTATGGTTATAATGTTAGTGGTAGCATACACAAGTTCTCCGATGGTGATTCGTTTGACAGGAGATTTAAGGTTTGCCGCATCTGATGTTGGTCGAATCGCGGTGTCAGCCGCGTTGATTACAGAAATGGGTTGCTTGTTGTTTTTTAATGTGATGGTTAATTGGAGTAGACCTTACCACAATTCAACCGGTATGGGTTGTCTCATTATTACAACTCTTGTgatttttactaatagataCTTAGCAATTTGGTTAAATGCAAGACATAGAAATCAAAAGTACCTAAGAGCCCCTGAGTTATTACTCATTCTTTTTTTGCTTCTAGCTACCTCAATGGTTATAGAAATTTGGGGTTACAATAGTATTATTCATTGTTTTTTTGTGGGATTGTTATTTCCTAAAGAAGGAAAAACAGCTAGAACATTGATTCATAAACTTGGTTATTCAATTTATAACTTTGTACTACCTGTATATTTTGGGTACATGGGTTTACAATGTGATCTTGTAAATGTATTTAAGAGTTTGGATAAGGTAACAAATACAGCCATATTGATTTTGTTGAGCATTGGAAGCAAACTTGGAGGAACTCTTTTAGTTTGTCGTTACCTTCATATTCCTACAAGTGAAGGGATTTTTCTTGGATTTATATTGAACACTAGAGGTTATGCTGACCTTCTATTTGTGGCAGCTGCATCAAAACAA AATCTCGACACAGAAGCTTACAATGTGTTGCTAGTAGCAATAGTCATAAACACAATAATATCGGGAATTATTGTGGCTTTTCTAGCAAGGGGGGAAGAGAAAATGTTTACAAATATTCATACTGCGATTGAACCACAGGAGATGGATGACGAGCTTCGAATTTTGGCTTGTGTATATGATCCACGACAGGTATCAGCGATACTTGCAACAGTACTAGCAATACATGGATCTAAAGTAACACCTTCTACCACTTATTTAATGCACCTAATAGAGCTTGTGAAGAAGATCAAATCCAATTTATTGTTCCATGAAAAAGACAATGCTGACCttagtgatgatgatgactaTGGTGGAAATGATGTGGTTGAAATTAATAATTCCCTAGACGCGTTCACCGCAGACACAAAGATTTTGGTTCATCAAAGACGTGCAGTATCGTCTTTTCCAAGTTTGTATGAAGATGTTTGCAATGAAGCTGAAGATCTTCAAGTATCGATTATCCTTCTTCCTTTTCACAAGCATCAACGAATTGATGGAAAACTAGAAAGCGGCAAAGAAGGTATAAGGATTACCAATCAAAAAGTTCTTAGGCACGCCCCTTGTTCTATTGGTGTCATTATAGAAAGAGGACTTGCTAAAGTCCCTGGTTTCTCACAATTGATTGCATCTGAAAATACGCAAAATGTTGCAACACTTTTCTTTGGAGGCCCAGATGATCGCGAGGCTATAGCTTGGAGTCTACGTATTTCAAAATGTTCTCGCGTTAACTTGACAATCATTAGATTTTTGTTAAATTCTTCCTCAAATGATGAACATATTGAAAGTGGAATAATCTCagatgaaaaagaaattttaatgTCATTATCAGGAGAAGAGACCGTGAACGAGATTGACAATACATTTATGGTCGATTTCTACAACAGATATGTTGCTTCAGGACAAATTGGATATGTGGAAAAGTTTGTGCAAGATGGAACAGAAACAGTTGAATCTTTGAAAGAGATTGGAGACATGTACTCTTTATTTATAGTAGGAAGAGGTGGTAGAGGGAATAGTTCATTAACAATAGGTATGAGTGATTGGGAAGAGTGTCCTGAACTTGGAACAGTTGGTGATGTATTGGCTTCTTCAGATTTTGATATTCATGGTTCTGTTTTGGTCATTCAGCAACATAGAGATGCCAAGAAAGGCATAATTCatgattaa